In Segatella copri, the DNA window TCCTTGTAGTATTCGTTTTTGTAGTCGAATGACTCTGGCGAGTTGATGCCTTTAGTCATGGCTGCAATTCTTGGATCTATAACTAATTCAGCCTTGGTTATTTTCTTAGTCTTTGTCTTGTTGGGAGACACAGCCTTGTTAGGAGACAGTATTTTCTTCAGTGCTTTGACAGCCTTGCTTATTGTCTCGTAATCCTCGTTGGCAATTATGTTGACGAGTGATTGATATTCTGTTTGTAACTCTAATGTTGTCATAATTAAAAAAAAACTAAGACATGTTGTTGCTGTTATTTTCAGCTCAGCAAATAAGTAATCTATATTTCTGCTTTTAGCTGCAGTATATGTTCCGCCGACAGCCCGGTTATTTCCTTTACCGTCGCTTCATCTATGCCCTTTGCCAGCATCTTTCTGGCAATCTCAAGACTTCTTTCTTCCTTGCCTTCGGCTATACCTTCACGCTTGGCGGTGTCTACGGAATTCTTGATGTCGCGATATGCCATCTTGCTGGTTTCGTACTCCCTCATTTCCTGCGGAGTGAACTTGGCTATCTCGGCTTCCTCGAAGAGACGGTCGAAGACTTTGTCGCACAGCTCTTTAGGGCGCTGGGTAAGCTTATAGAGGTTCTTCAGTGCATAGAGCCACTTCTCGTAGAGCGTATCCAGTTCTTCCAGGGGTTTGTTGAACTTAGAAATCTCTACATAGATATATTCGAGTTTGTCGTAAAATACTTTGTGGGTAGCTGTGTCGCATAACTGCACATGATGGCGGATTTTCTCCTTGTCGAAAGCATCCTCGTTCATGTTGAAGTTGAGCAGGGCAACGGTATAGATATGATTGAGTTTGAAATCCCATTCATTTCCCTTGGGTGCCTGTTCGCGAATCGGGAAAGTAGAGTAGAAAAGGGCGCGATCCTTGAAATACGTCTGGTACGCATTCTGCATTTCTACGATGAACTTCTCGCCGTTTTCGCCTTCGCAATATACATCAAAAATGGCTCTGCGGTCGGTATATACATCTCCCACGTGCTCCGGGTTCAGATACGACACGTCCTTCACAACCTGTCTGCCATTAAACAAGCTGTTGAGGAAGCAAATGAGTAATTCCTTATTCATTGCCGTTCCAAAAATTCGCTTGAAACCGAAGTCGGTCAGCAAGCTGATGTATCTTTCTTCTGCCTGTTTCATACGCGATTCATTTAAATTAATACTTTTGCAAAGATTATGTCAGTGAGTGCAATGAAAGCTTGCTTTCGAATTGCCGAGCGCCGTACAATCTTCTGCAAAGATACGCTGAAAATTTGTAACTTCCAAATTTTTAGGCAATTTTTTTGCATTGGGGAATAGAGAAAAATAAATCTACTGGAACGCCTTGTAGAATTTGTGCCTTTTCCTTGAATACCTTGATGTTATGGTGTATTGTTTGCTTGAAATTGGAGTGAGGCTTACTTCAATAGTCAACGAATATTATTTCAGTGACTAACGAAGGCTGTTTCAGTGACTAACGAAGGCTATTTCAGTAAGAACAGGAGACTGTTCCAGTGAGAATAGCTTTCTGTTGCACTTTTTTTTCTGCATTTTTTCTCTTTCCCTGCAACCTTTCGGGTTTCTTTTGCGTCTAACCATCAGATTTCTGAAACAGAACGGTTTTCGGTATATCACGTATTTAGAAACATAAAATTAGAAATGATATGAAGAAATTATGTATTTGGGCGGTGGCTGCCGCTTTGTTCTTAGCCCCAATGGGCTTGAGTTCTTGCAGTATGGGATCTTCTGCCAGTGAAATGAAGGGAAGTCTCAACTTTACGCAGGATGATTTGACCGAGAAGCCTTTCAGGGCTATCGACGTGGATGTGATTGCCAGCGTTTATTATACCCAGAACAATGGCGATGAATGCAGCGTTCGATTGGATTACTCTGCCATCAAGGATGCTGAGTTCGTACAGAAACTCAAGGAGAAACTCAAGGTGGTTTATCGTGACGGCGAGGTGAAGATCGGACTCAACGGAAAACTCAAGGTGCCTGCCGTTTGTAACTCTGAAAAGAATAGACTCAAGATTTATATCACCAGTCCTGACCTGGTGAAGATTACACAGGAAGGCGTGGGTTCATTCTATGCCAAGACGATTAATAGCGACCGCCTGAAAATCGATAACGAGGGTGTAGGCTCTGTCAAGATTGGGAAGATTCTTGCCAACAAACTGGAGGTAACCAACGAGGGTGTTGGCTCGGTAAATATCGATGATGTGGCTGGAGATGATATGAACATTGATAACGAAGGCGTAGGCTCTGTGAAAATCTCTAAGATTGAGATGGGAAGTGTGAAACTGGATAATGAGGGCGTAGGATCTGTTAATCTGGGAATGTTTAAGGGCGGCAGTCTGATTATCAAGAACGAAGGTGTGGGCAGCGTGAAAGCCAAGGTTGACTGCCAAAGTGTAAACGCTACATCCGAGGGCGTTGGCGGAGTTAACTTGAGCGGTGTAACCCGTCAGTACAATAAGAAAAAAGGTGGAATCGGAGGAATTTCTGATGGCGGATTGACTGTAAGAAAGTAACGTAAGTTGTTGAAAAACAGAAAATAAAGTGGTTAAGAATTAGTGCGGAAAATTTTCAAAAAATCATTTTGAAAATTTTCCGCAGCTAAGAAATTCGTAATTAGAAGTCCCACTTTACACCGAGGCAAGGGCGAACCATCCAGCCGGCATTGCTGCCGAAGTTGTGGCTGATTTCTACCTCGCTACCTACGCTCAGGTTCTCGCAGCCGAAGTGCTGACCTACATTATACCAGAGCTGTGGCTCAGTAGTGAAGACGGTGTGCTCAGGAGTATAGGCTACTTCGCCATTCTTGTCGAGCTTCACGTTTCCATCCTTGTCAAGCATACTTACGTGATTCTCCCACCAGAAATCTGCGAAACCGCTAAAGTTCAATCCCTTTAATCCAAAGATGTCTTTGCATCCCCAAACAGCAGTAAACTGCATCGGTACGTTCTGGTCGGTCTTGCGGATAGTCTTGTAGAGTGCCTGGAGTGTCAAGGTGTTCTTGAAACTCTTGTCGTGCATGAAATACTCCACACCGAAGAGCCAGGCATTGTTGATAGGGTAGTTCTTGGTAATACCACCATTATACTCTACGTGGAGGCTCCAGTTCTTCATTGGGCTGTTCTGCCAGAAGTTCAATGCACGTGAAATCTCTGTGTAGGTACCACCCTGTGCCACGTTTGGACTGCTGGTGTCCATCTTGTCGTAATTGAAGTCGTGGTCTACAAAGAAATAAGTGTTACCCCATTTGTCCTGCTTGAACATTTCGAGTGTGAGGGTAACAAACTTGCGGTCACTGCCGAAGTCGTAGAAAACTTGGGCGTTGGTCTGTGCTAAAGTTTTGCTCGCAGGGAGCAACGCAAGTGCCATGAGCAGTAGGCTTTTCATCTTTTTCATAAATTTTTTCTTTTCTTTATTATTTATTAAATGAAACAAAAAACTGCGGACGGAAGGCCCGCAGTTTGTAATTATATTTATCCGTAACGATTAGTATGCGAAGAGAGGGTAATCCTTCATTGTAGCATTCACCTTTTCGCGAACGCGGGCAATGACCTTCTCGTCCTCAGGAGCATTCAGAACCTCCTCGATGAGTTCGGCAATGAGGTGCATCATATCTTCCTTGGCGCCACGTGTGGTCATGGCTGCTGTACCCAGGCGGATACCTGATGTCTGGAAGGCAGAACGGCTGTCGAATGGAACCATGTTCTTGTTGACTGTGATGTCGGCTGCAACCAGCGCATTCTCAGCGACTTTACCTGTGAGATCTGGATATTTACTTCGGAGGTCTACGAGCATAGAATGGTTGTCTGTACCACCGCTCACGATAGCGAATCCGCGACCGATGAGGTCATCTGCGAGTACGGCTGCATTCTTCTTTACCTGAGTAGCATACTCCTTCCATGAAGGCTGCAGATTCTCATTGAAGGCTACTGCCTTTGCCGCGATGACGTGCTCCAGCGGACCACCCTGCTGACCTGGGAATACGGCAGAATTCAAGAGCATGCTCATCTTCTTAACCTCGCCCTTCTTGGTAGTCAAACCCCATGGGTTGTCAAAATCTTTGCCCATCAGAATGATACCGCCACGAGGGCCACGGAGGGTCTTGTGAGTAGTAGAAGTAACGATGTGCGCATACTTCAATGGGTTGTCGAGCAGACCGGCTGCAATCAGACCTGCAGGGTGAGCCATATCGATCATGAGGAGAGCGCCTACCTCATCGGCAATCTTGCGCATGCGGGCATAATCCCACTCGCGGCTATAAGCGCTACCACCACCGATAATCAGTTTTGGTTTGTGCTCAAGAGCCAGTTTCTCCATCTCGTCGTAGTCTACACGGCCAGTCTCCTTGTTCAGGTTGTAACCGATAGGGTTGTAGAGAATACCGGATGTATTGACGTGGCTACCATGAGAGAGGTGGCCGCCGTGGTCGAGGTTCAAGCCCATGAAGGTATCACCTGGCTTCAATACGGCAAGCAGAACAGCAGCGTTAGCCTGCGCACCAGAGTGAGGCTGTACGTTGGCATACTCAGCACCGAACACCTTCTTTACACGCTCGATGGCGAGGTTCTCTACGATGTCAACTACCTGGCATCCGCCATAATAACGTTTGCCTGGCAGACCCTCGGCATACTTGTTAGTAAGGTAAGAACCCATAGCGTTCATCACCTCGTCACTCACGAAATTCTCAGAAGCGATAAGCTCCATACCTTTCAGCTGGCGCTGATGTTCTCTTTCGATTAAGTCGAAAATCTCTTGATCTTTTACCATTTCCCTTTACTTTTTATGGTTGATGTTTAATGAAATCGGATGCAAAAATAAGCAATATCTCTCAAACTACCAAAT includes these proteins:
- a CDS encoding Rpn family recombination-promoting nuclease/putative transposase, encoding MKQAEERYISLLTDFGFKRIFGTAMNKELLICFLNSLFNGRQVVKDVSYLNPEHVGDVYTDRRAIFDVYCEGENGEKFIVEMQNAYQTYFKDRALFYSTFPIREQAPKGNEWDFKLNHIYTVALLNFNMNEDAFDKEKIRHHVQLCDTATHKVFYDKLEYIYVEISKFNKPLEELDTLYEKWLYALKNLYKLTQRPKELCDKVFDRLFEEAEIAKFTPQEMREYETSKMAYRDIKNSVDTAKREGIAEGKEERSLEIARKMLAKGIDEATVKEITGLSAEHILQLKAEI
- the glyA gene encoding serine hydroxymethyltransferase, with the translated sequence MVKDQEIFDLIEREHQRQLKGMELIASENFVSDEVMNAMGSYLTNKYAEGLPGKRYYGGCQVVDIVENLAIERVKKVFGAEYANVQPHSGAQANAAVLLAVLKPGDTFMGLNLDHGGHLSHGSHVNTSGILYNPIGYNLNKETGRVDYDEMEKLALEHKPKLIIGGGSAYSREWDYARMRKIADEVGALLMIDMAHPAGLIAAGLLDNPLKYAHIVTSTTHKTLRGPRGGIILMGKDFDNPWGLTTKKGEVKKMSMLLNSAVFPGQQGGPLEHVIAAKAVAFNENLQPSWKEYATQVKKNAAVLADDLIGRGFAIVSGGTDNHSMLVDLRSKYPDLTGKVAENALVAADITVNKNMVPFDSRSAFQTSGIRLGTAAMTTRGAKEDMMHLIAELIEEVLNAPEDEKVIARVREKVNATMKDYPLFAY
- a CDS encoding DUF2807 domain-containing protein, which produces MKKLCIWAVAAALFLAPMGLSSCSMGSSASEMKGSLNFTQDDLTEKPFRAIDVDVIASVYYTQNNGDECSVRLDYSAIKDAEFVQKLKEKLKVVYRDGEVKIGLNGKLKVPAVCNSEKNRLKIYITSPDLVKITQEGVGSFYAKTINSDRLKIDNEGVGSVKIGKILANKLEVTNEGVGSVNIDDVAGDDMNIDNEGVGSVKISKIEMGSVKLDNEGVGSVNLGMFKGGSLIIKNEGVGSVKAKVDCQSVNATSEGVGGVNLSGVTRQYNKKKGGIGGISDGGLTVRK
- a CDS encoding DUF5020 family protein, which produces MKKMKSLLLMALALLPASKTLAQTNAQVFYDFGSDRKFVTLTLEMFKQDKWGNTYFFVDHDFNYDKMDTSSPNVAQGGTYTEISRALNFWQNSPMKNWSLHVEYNGGITKNYPINNAWLFGVEYFMHDKSFKNTLTLQALYKTIRKTDQNVPMQFTAVWGCKDIFGLKGLNFSGFADFWWENHVSMLDKDGNVKLDKNGEVAYTPEHTVFTTEPQLWYNVGQHFGCENLSVGSEVEISHNFGSNAGWMVRPCLGVKWDF